One genomic region from Neoarius graeffei isolate fNeoGra1 chromosome 4, fNeoGra1.pri, whole genome shotgun sequence encodes:
- the LOC132884653 gene encoding CMRF35-like molecule 8, giving the protein MIRELTVQDTGTYHCGVDRTAQFDNYTAVELKVKEDLSYEKSISKTVHVGGYLNISCKYPESLRSDPKFLCKKTLQQAACFYKGSVKESRKYVNEGKFSLYDDRAKQIFTVSIRNVTEQDSGEYWCGAEGAGTSDHGYKVYFTQINLRATDPRVPVSTLKPKQPSSSSSSSSSPPSSSSSSSEPTAASPPPGFPASTVIPVFIILLLFLIGISFVFVIVLRRRKTRAEKSPESLNYATVRFHTKATSSNDGVPPIIFKKEELSCDSASVNHVTSCG; this is encoded by the exons ATGATCAGAGAGCTCACTGTACAGGACACTGGGACGTACCACTGTGGAGTTGATAGAACTGCACAGTTCGACAATTATACAGCTGTGGAACTGAAGGTAAAGGAAG ATCTGTCCTATGAGAAGTCCATCAGTAAGACTGTTCATGTAGGAGGATATTTGAACATCAGCTGTAAATACCCAGAATCCCTCAGGAGTGACCCCAAGTTTCTCTGCAAGAAGACGCTGCAACAAGCTGCTTGTTTTTATAAAGGCTCTGTTAAAGAAAGTAGAAAGTATGTAAATGAGGGGAAATTCTCCCTGTATGATGACAGAGCAAAACAAATCTTCACTGTCAGTATTAGAAATGTGACTGAGCAGGACTCTGGTGAATACTGGTGTGGAGCTGAAGGAGCCGGGACATCTGATCATGGATACAAGGTTTATTTCACACAGATCAACCTGAGAGCGACTG ATCCACGTGTCCCAGTTTCAACCCTGAAGCCAAAACAAccttcatcatcgtcatcatcatcttcatcaccaccatcatcatcatcttcatcatctgaGCCTACAGCAGCTTCTCCTCCACCAG GATTTCCAGCTTCCACTGTGATCCCTGTGTTTATAATTCTGCTGCTGTTTCTGATTGGAATCTCATTCGTCTTTGTGATTGTACTAAGAAGACGCAAGACGCGAG CGGAGAAATCTCCTGAAAGTCTGAATTATGCAACAGTGAGATTTCACACCAAGGCCACCAGCTCTAATGATGGAGTTCCTCCGATTATCTTCAAGAAGGAAGAGCTCTCATGTGACTCTGCTTCAGTCAATCATGTTACTTCATGTGGCTAG